A genome region from Melospiza melodia melodia isolate bMelMel2 chromosome 26, bMelMel2.pri, whole genome shotgun sequence includes the following:
- the PERM1 gene encoding PGC-1 and ERR-induced regulator in muscle protein 1 — translation MDNFEYSIQLTDREWAEFLRAAEECSLAPASLATAEEQSLSDIEQGDSGGRGSAAGPGSEPAAPGGANPATRGARAGASAGASRPERGQCCVPGSERGAEPGGFPCDSDGHQPGRAAAMPSAQRRQQPPRAAGGTAQGTAGAAPGATEQGGDAGGTRAPLQQQQDAAGTEPRVAAQQQQQQQQRDAAGTEPRVAEQQQQQDAAGTEPGSPGGSPSVVRPKVPAQARKGRKQRGAEGEREPPSAAPPGKAPPGSPASPRKGRAKDKAARAALGRLGSEEAAESRRAEGGDGGPKAPGRTKGTRPPRAAQAAGSGGRDTVPAGPADGAAALPGEESQEMPGKPLQPRNVAALGGNAAEGAGGQPADETPALPRAVSPLCFAEGASGKPNSLDVTWPEMYEYLFCDSQEEEELGSSLEGRKSPLQREISWPELYEYFFTEPEGSGKKGRAKDRKRKKFRGLERPGLHQEAPSPAPDKDTVVISVPDVHERFFPEPAPNRMGWRGIFSLAPASEVKKAVRALGSLLQRQAQLGGGRAPGSQALVPRRSGEELALVPLGGAQGWPEDEDRALALRGKSPEEPRVLSHKDMCLVFCAFASWAVKTSDLQAPDAWKTMFLASFGTLSAIRYFRRTVREGHPRT, via the exons ATGGATAACTTCGAGTACAGCATCCAGCTGACGGACCGCGAGTGGGCCGAGTTCCTGCGGGCCGCGGAGGAGTGCAGCCTGGCGCCGGCCTCGCTGGCCACGGCCGAGGAGCAGAGCCTCAGTGACATTGAGCAAGGGGACAGCGGCGGCAGGggcagcgcggccgggccgggcagcgagCCCGCGGCGCCTGGCGGTGCCAACCCCGCGACACGTGGTGCCCGCGCCGGTGCCAGCGCCGGTGCCAGCCGCCCGGAGCGCGGGCAGTGCTGCGTGCCGGGCAGCGAGCGCGGAGCGGAGCCGGGCGGGTTCCCGTGTGACAGCGACGGCCACCAGCCCGGCCGCGCAGCTGCCATGCCCAGCGCGCAGAGGAGGCAGCAGCCCCCGCGGGCAGCCGGGGGCACCGCGCAGGGCACGGCGGGGGCAGCGCCCGGAGCCACGGAGCAGGGCGGGGATGCGGGAGGGACGCGAGCCCCGCTG cagcagcagcaggacgcGGCGGGCACGGAGCCCAGGGTGgcagcgcagcagcagcagcagcagcagcagcgggacgCGGCGGGCACGGAGCCCAgggtggcagagcagcagcagcagcaggacgcGGCGGGCACGGAGCCCGGCTCTCCGGGCGGCTCCCCCAGCGTGGTGAGGCCCAAGGTGCCGGCGCAGGCCAGGAAGGGCCGCAAGCAGCGCGGGGCCGAGGGGGAGCGGGAGCCCCCGAGCGCGGCGCCCCCCGGCAAGGCCCCGCCGGGCTCCCCGGCGTCCCCTCGCAAGGGCAGGGCCAAGGACAAGGCGGCCCGGGCGGCGCTGGGGAGGCTGGGCAGCGAGGAGGCCGCGGAGAGCCGGCGGGCCGAGGGCGGCGACGGCGGCCCCAAGGCCCCGGGCAGGACCAAGGGCACCCGGCCCCCCAGGGCAGCGCAGGCCGCGGGCTCGGGCGGACGTGACACTGTCCCCGCGGGCCCTGCGGACGGAGCCGCGGCTCTGCCAGGGGAGGAGAGCCAGGAGATGCCAGGGAAGCCTCTCCAGCCGCGGAATGTGGCAGCGTTGGGAGGGAATGCtgctgagggggctggggggcAGCCTGCTGATGAGACACCTgcg ctccccaGGGCCGTCAGCCCCCTGTGCTTTGCCGAGGGGGCCTCTGGCAAGCCCAACTCCCTGGATGTGACCTGGCCCGAGATGTACGAGTACCTGTTCTGTGActcccaggaggaggaggagctgggcagctcCCTGGAGGGGCGCAAATCGCCCTTGCAGAGGGAAATCTCCTGGCCTGAGCTCTACGAGTACTTCTTCACCGAGCCAGAAGGAAGcgggaagaaaggcagagctaaagacaggaaaagaaagaagttcAGAGGCCTGgagcgccctgggctgcaccaggaggcgcccagccccgctccagaCAAGGACACCGTGGTTATCTCGGTCCCTGATGTGCATGAACGCTTCTTCCCAGAGCCAGCCCCCAACAGGAtgggctggagagggattttctCCCTGGCCCCGGCCTCAGAGGTGAAGAAAGCTGTGAGGGCTTTGGGCTCCCTGCTGCAGAGGCAGGCCCAGCTGGGAGGAGGCCGAGCCCCAGGCTCCCAGGCCCTGGTGCCCAGAAGATCCGGAGAGGAGCTCGCCCTGGTCCCGCTGGGAGGAGCCCAGGGGTGGCCAGAAGATGAGGACAGGGCCCTGGCACTGAGAGGTAAATCCC cagaggagccccGGGTGCTGAGCCACAAGGACATGTGCCTGGTGTTCTGTGCCTTCGCCTCCTGGGCTGTGAAGACATCTGACCTGCAGGCTCCGGATGCCTGGAAGACCA TGTTCCTGGCGAGCTTTGGCACCCTCTCGGCCATCCGCTACTTCCGAAGGACGGTCAGGGAAGGGCACCCCCGGACTTAA
- the PLEKHN1 gene encoding pleckstrin homology domain-containing family N member 1 isoform X1, with protein MGNIACVPQAPGGFRSSFRRKPSLKKEQNGKKKLPGFFGLDGGQERDTSTDKILQYIPAKILQKQENQKENLDQRLPSLFKRGRRKMVVRDLGKMIYYSKAKLKFQHCQEVHSCFLELFQSHLYFQSSGPNGLTYQELLPLKELQVQELGAEQGPGQQDHALHISGPLLNPLVVFCQSKAELKQWLYHLEKQIQLCGGSLALPLLSQGPGDKEELRWSVQNLPVQDWRGTQRESLGEILCLSKVKLQHLPFQEQHERLLVLYPSTLVIVSEEPGGLCFKGELPLNAIQVLFEENDKSSFLIEGRLINSIRVTCASYQDYQEWLYCLNTAQFRNADSSLSGSESFSVGSRLPQPSQFPSSVRGSLSSDGQSSSWASGGRVTALTALTASSGSLPDAPSFPLSPEGRPLQEPLSPGYAQPLHLLQCQGQPGAAQGAVPGAQQLSLEQWHCQPLPGPCTVPTYSTPGTSRRLQLRAPAQGSHLGEMCSLPQEQPGPELHPPDGICLCQDSASHHNNYGPYDLADAACSCRDSSSFHDYAELQSFQSDRSYDNLWEAEEAQPGGPHVFQV; from the exons ATGGGGAACATCGCCTGTGTCCCGCAGGCTCCCGGCGGCTTCAGGAGCTCCTTCCGAAGGAAACCTTCGCTGAAAAAGGA ACAAAACGGCAAGAAAAAGCTGCCTGGCTTCTTCGGGCTCGATGGAGGCCAGGAGCGGGACACGAGCACGGACAAAATCCTGCAGTACATCCCAGCCAAG ATCCTCCAGAAGCAGGAGAACCAGAAGGAGAACCTGGACCAGAGGCTCCCCAGCCTGTTCAAGAGGGGCCGGAGGAAAATGGTTGTCAGGGATTTGGGCAAAATGATTTACTACTCCAAGGCCAAGCTGAAgttccagcactgccag GAGGTCCACAGCTGCTTCCTGGAGCTGTTCCAGTCCCACCTGTACTTCCAGTCCTCGGGTCCCAACGGCCTCACCTACCAG gagctgctgcctctgaaggagctgcaggtgcaggagctgggggctgagcagggcccagggcagcaggaccACGCTCTGCACATCTCAG GGCCCCTGCTGAACCCGCTGGTGGTGTTCTGCCAGTCCAAGGCCGAGCTGAAGCAGTGGCTGTACCACCTGGAGAAGCAGATCCAGCTCTGTGGAGGGAGCCTGgccctgcccctgctgtcccAG ggcCCCGGGGACAAGGAGGAGCTGCGCTGGTCCGTGCAGAACCTGCCCGTGCAGGACTGGAGGGGAACCCAGCGAGAATCCCTGGGAGAAATCCTCTGCCTGTCCAAGGTGAAGCTGCAGCACCTGCCCTTCCAG GAGCAGCACGAGCGGCTGCTGGTGCTGTACCCCTCCACGCTGGTGATCGTGTCCGAGGAGCCCGGCGGCCTGTGCTTCAAG GGAGAGCTGCCCCTCAACGCCATCCAGGTGCTGTTTGAGGAGAACGACAAAAGCTCCTTCCTCATTGAAG GCCGACTGATAAACTCCATccgggtgacctgtgccagctaCCAGGACTACCAGGAGTGGCTCTACTGCCTCAACACCGCCCAGTTCCGAAACGCCGACTCCTCCCTGTCGGGCTCCGAGAGCTTCTCGGTGGGCTCAAGGctgccacagcccagccag TTCCCCAGCAGTGTGAGGGGGTCCCTGAGCTCCGatggccagagcagctcctgggcgTCCGGGGGCAGAGTGACGGCGCTGACGGCGCTGACCGCGAGCAGCGGCTCCCTGCCCGACGCCCCCTCCTTCCCGCTGAGCCCCGAGGGACGCCCGCTCCAGGAGCCGCTGTCCCCCGGCTACGCCCAGCCTCTGCAC ctcctgcagtgccaggggcagCCCGGAGCAGCCCAGGGGGCAGTGCCCGGTGCCCAGCAGCTGTCCCTGGAgcagtggcactgccagcccctgccagggccctgcacgGTGCCCACCTACAGCACCCCGGGCACCTCACGGCGGCTGCAGCTGCGGGCACCTGCCCAGGGCTCCCACCTGGGGGAG atgTGCTCCCTGCCACAGGAACAGCCGGGCCCTGAGCTGCATCCCCCAG ATGGCATCTGCCTCTGCCAGGACTCTGCATCCCACCACAATAAct ACGGCCCCTATGACCTGGCAGACGCCGCCTGTTCCTGCCGGGACTCCTCGTCCTTCCACGACTACGCGGAGCTGCAGAGCTTCCAGAGCGACCGCAGCTACGACAACCTGTGGGAGGCGGAGGAGGCGCAGCCGGGCGGCCCGCACGTGTTCCAGGTGTGA
- the PLEKHN1 gene encoding pleckstrin homology domain-containing family N member 1 isoform X2: protein MGNIACVPQAPGGFRSSFRRKPSLKKEQNGKKKLPGFFGLDGGQERDTSTDKILQYIPAKILQKQENQKENLDQRLPSLFKRGRRKMVVRDLGKMIYYSKAKLKFQHCQEVHSCFLELFQSHLYFQSSGPNGLTYQELLPLKELQVQELGAEQGPGQQDHALHISGPLLNPLVVFCQSKAELKQWLYHLEKQIQLCGGSLALPLLSQGPGDKEELRWSVQNLPVQDWRGTQRESLGEILCLSKVKLQHLPFQEQHERLLVLYPSTLVIVSEEPGGLCFKGELPLNAIQVLFEENDKSSFLIEGRLINSIRVTCASYQDYQEWLYCLNTAQFRNADSSLSGSESFSVGSRLPQPSQFPSSVRGSLSSDGQSSSWASGGRVTALTALTASSGSLPDAPSFPLSPEGRPLQEPLSPGYAQPLHLLQCQGQPGAAQGAVPGAQQLSLEQWHCQPLPGPCTVPTYSTPGTSRRLQLRAPAQGSHLGEMCSLPQEQPGPELHPPDGPYDLADAACSCRDSSSFHDYAELQSFQSDRSYDNLWEAEEAQPGGPHVFQV from the exons ATGGGGAACATCGCCTGTGTCCCGCAGGCTCCCGGCGGCTTCAGGAGCTCCTTCCGAAGGAAACCTTCGCTGAAAAAGGA ACAAAACGGCAAGAAAAAGCTGCCTGGCTTCTTCGGGCTCGATGGAGGCCAGGAGCGGGACACGAGCACGGACAAAATCCTGCAGTACATCCCAGCCAAG ATCCTCCAGAAGCAGGAGAACCAGAAGGAGAACCTGGACCAGAGGCTCCCCAGCCTGTTCAAGAGGGGCCGGAGGAAAATGGTTGTCAGGGATTTGGGCAAAATGATTTACTACTCCAAGGCCAAGCTGAAgttccagcactgccag GAGGTCCACAGCTGCTTCCTGGAGCTGTTCCAGTCCCACCTGTACTTCCAGTCCTCGGGTCCCAACGGCCTCACCTACCAG gagctgctgcctctgaaggagctgcaggtgcaggagctgggggctgagcagggcccagggcagcaggaccACGCTCTGCACATCTCAG GGCCCCTGCTGAACCCGCTGGTGGTGTTCTGCCAGTCCAAGGCCGAGCTGAAGCAGTGGCTGTACCACCTGGAGAAGCAGATCCAGCTCTGTGGAGGGAGCCTGgccctgcccctgctgtcccAG ggcCCCGGGGACAAGGAGGAGCTGCGCTGGTCCGTGCAGAACCTGCCCGTGCAGGACTGGAGGGGAACCCAGCGAGAATCCCTGGGAGAAATCCTCTGCCTGTCCAAGGTGAAGCTGCAGCACCTGCCCTTCCAG GAGCAGCACGAGCGGCTGCTGGTGCTGTACCCCTCCACGCTGGTGATCGTGTCCGAGGAGCCCGGCGGCCTGTGCTTCAAG GGAGAGCTGCCCCTCAACGCCATCCAGGTGCTGTTTGAGGAGAACGACAAAAGCTCCTTCCTCATTGAAG GCCGACTGATAAACTCCATccgggtgacctgtgccagctaCCAGGACTACCAGGAGTGGCTCTACTGCCTCAACACCGCCCAGTTCCGAAACGCCGACTCCTCCCTGTCGGGCTCCGAGAGCTTCTCGGTGGGCTCAAGGctgccacagcccagccag TTCCCCAGCAGTGTGAGGGGGTCCCTGAGCTCCGatggccagagcagctcctgggcgTCCGGGGGCAGAGTGACGGCGCTGACGGCGCTGACCGCGAGCAGCGGCTCCCTGCCCGACGCCCCCTCCTTCCCGCTGAGCCCCGAGGGACGCCCGCTCCAGGAGCCGCTGTCCCCCGGCTACGCCCAGCCTCTGCAC ctcctgcagtgccaggggcagCCCGGAGCAGCCCAGGGGGCAGTGCCCGGTGCCCAGCAGCTGTCCCTGGAgcagtggcactgccagcccctgccagggccctgcacgGTGCCCACCTACAGCACCCCGGGCACCTCACGGCGGCTGCAGCTGCGGGCACCTGCCCAGGGCTCCCACCTGGGGGAG atgTGCTCCCTGCCACAGGAACAGCCGGGCCCTGAGCTGCATCCCCCAG ACGGCCCCTATGACCTGGCAGACGCCGCCTGTTCCTGCCGGGACTCCTCGTCCTTCCACGACTACGCGGAGCTGCAGAGCTTCCAGAGCGACCGCAGCTACGACAACCTGTGGGAGGCGGAGGAGGCGCAGCCGGGCGGCCCGCACGTGTTCCAGGTGTGA
- the PLEKHN1 gene encoding pleckstrin homology domain-containing family N member 1 isoform X3 — protein MGNIACVPQAPGGFRSSFRRKPSLKKEQNGKKKLPGFFGLDGGQERDTSTDKILQYIPAKILQKQENQKENLDQRLPSLFKRGRRKMVVRDLGKMIYYSKAKLKFQHCQEVHSCFLELFQSHLYFQSSGPNGLTYQELLPLKELQVQELGAEQGPGQQDHALHISGPLLNPLVVFCQSKAELKQWLYHLEKQIQLCGGSLALPLLSQGPGDKEELRWSVQNLPVQDWRGTQRESLGEILCLSKVKLQHLPFQEQHERLLVLYPSTLVIVSEEPGGLCFKGELPLNAIQVLFEENDKSSFLIEGRLINSIRVTCASYQDYQEWLYCLNTAQFRNADSSLSGSESFSVGSRLPQPSQFPSSVRGSLSSDGQSSSWASGGRVTALTALTASSGSLPDAPSFPLSPEGRPLQEPLSPGYAQPLHSLAVPSWPSPALPRQGLRRGSSARSRRGRGSGHGVPSQEQEHERSLCRLLPKHPGAELLSPVYQEPYCAQGTQQHPLAPLGTGTLLQCQGQPGAAQGAVPGAQQLSLEQWHCQPLPGPCTVPTYSTPGTSRRLQLRAPAQGSHLGEMCSLPQEQPGPELHPPDGPYDLADAACSCRDSSSFHDYAELQSFQSDRSYDNLWEAEEAQPGGPHVFQV, from the exons ATGGGGAACATCGCCTGTGTCCCGCAGGCTCCCGGCGGCTTCAGGAGCTCCTTCCGAAGGAAACCTTCGCTGAAAAAGGA ACAAAACGGCAAGAAAAAGCTGCCTGGCTTCTTCGGGCTCGATGGAGGCCAGGAGCGGGACACGAGCACGGACAAAATCCTGCAGTACATCCCAGCCAAG ATCCTCCAGAAGCAGGAGAACCAGAAGGAGAACCTGGACCAGAGGCTCCCCAGCCTGTTCAAGAGGGGCCGGAGGAAAATGGTTGTCAGGGATTTGGGCAAAATGATTTACTACTCCAAGGCCAAGCTGAAgttccagcactgccag GAGGTCCACAGCTGCTTCCTGGAGCTGTTCCAGTCCCACCTGTACTTCCAGTCCTCGGGTCCCAACGGCCTCACCTACCAG gagctgctgcctctgaaggagctgcaggtgcaggagctgggggctgagcagggcccagggcagcaggaccACGCTCTGCACATCTCAG GGCCCCTGCTGAACCCGCTGGTGGTGTTCTGCCAGTCCAAGGCCGAGCTGAAGCAGTGGCTGTACCACCTGGAGAAGCAGATCCAGCTCTGTGGAGGGAGCCTGgccctgcccctgctgtcccAG ggcCCCGGGGACAAGGAGGAGCTGCGCTGGTCCGTGCAGAACCTGCCCGTGCAGGACTGGAGGGGAACCCAGCGAGAATCCCTGGGAGAAATCCTCTGCCTGTCCAAGGTGAAGCTGCAGCACCTGCCCTTCCAG GAGCAGCACGAGCGGCTGCTGGTGCTGTACCCCTCCACGCTGGTGATCGTGTCCGAGGAGCCCGGCGGCCTGTGCTTCAAG GGAGAGCTGCCCCTCAACGCCATCCAGGTGCTGTTTGAGGAGAACGACAAAAGCTCCTTCCTCATTGAAG GCCGACTGATAAACTCCATccgggtgacctgtgccagctaCCAGGACTACCAGGAGTGGCTCTACTGCCTCAACACCGCCCAGTTCCGAAACGCCGACTCCTCCCTGTCGGGCTCCGAGAGCTTCTCGGTGGGCTCAAGGctgccacagcccagccag TTCCCCAGCAGTGTGAGGGGGTCCCTGAGCTCCGatggccagagcagctcctgggcgTCCGGGGGCAGAGTGACGGCGCTGACGGCGCTGACCGCGAGCAGCGGCTCCCTGCCCGACGCCCCCTCCTTCCCGCTGAGCCCCGAGGGACGCCCGCTCCAGGAGCCGCTGTCCCCCGGCTACGCCCAGCCTCTGCAC AGCCTGGCCGTGCCCAGCTGGCCCAGCCcagcgctgcccaggcaggggctgcgcAGGGGGAGCAGCGCCAGgagccgccggggccggggcagcgggcACGGGgtgcccagccaggagcaggagcacgaGAGGAGCCTCTGCCGCCTCCTCCCCAAACATCccggggcagagctgctgtcccCCGTGTACCAGGAGCCCTACTGCGCACAGGGcacccagcagcaccccctgGCACCGCTGGGCACGGGCACG ctcctgcagtgccaggggcagCCCGGAGCAGCCCAGGGGGCAGTGCCCGGTGCCCAGCAGCTGTCCCTGGAgcagtggcactgccagcccctgccagggccctgcacgGTGCCCACCTACAGCACCCCGGGCACCTCACGGCGGCTGCAGCTGCGGGCACCTGCCCAGGGCTCCCACCTGGGGGAG atgTGCTCCCTGCCACAGGAACAGCCGGGCCCTGAGCTGCATCCCCCAG ACGGCCCCTATGACCTGGCAGACGCCGCCTGTTCCTGCCGGGACTCCTCGTCCTTCCACGACTACGCGGAGCTGCAGAGCTTCCAGAGCGACCGCAGCTACGACAACCTGTGGGAGGCGGAGGAGGCGCAGCCGGGCGGCCCGCACGTGTTCCAGGTGTGA
- the KLHL17 gene encoding kelch-like protein 17 isoform X2 has translation MSESRQTHVTLHDIDPQALEQLVQYAYTAEIVVGEGNVQTLLPAASLLQLNGVRDACCKFLLSQLDPSNCLGIRGFADTHSCSDLLKSAHKYVLQHFVEVSKTEEFMLLPLKQVLDLISSDSLNVPSEEEVYRAVLSWVKHDVDSRRQHVPRLMKCVRLPLLSRDFLMSHVDTELLVRHHSECKDLLIEALKYHLMPEQRGVLGNSRTRPRRCEGASTVLFAVGGGSLFAIHGDCEAYDTRTDRWHMVASMSTRRARVGVAAIGNKLYAVGGYDGTSDLATVESYDPVTNCWQPEVSMGTRRSCLGVAALHGLLYAAGGYDGASCLNSAERYDPLTGTWTSIAAMSTRRRYVRVATLEGNLYAVGGYDSSSHLATVEKYEPQMNTWSPIANMLSRRSSAGVAVLEGMLYVAGGNDGTSCLNSVERYNPKSNTWESVAPMNIRRSTHDLVAMDGWLYAVGGNDGSSSLNSIEKYNPRTNKWVAASCMFTRRSSVGVAVLELLNFPPPSSPTLSVSSTSL, from the exons ATGAGTGAGAGCCGCCAGACCCATGTGACGCTGCACGACATCGACCCGCAGGCGCTGGAGCAGCTGGTGCAGTACGCCTACACGGCTGAGATCGTGGTGGGAGAGGGCAATGTGCAG ACCCttctccctgctgccagcctgcttCAGCTCAATGGTGTGAGGGATGCTTGCTGCAAGTTCCTGCTCAGCCAGCTGGATCCCTCCAACTGCCTGGGCATCCGGGGCTTTGCTGACACCCACTCCTGCAGCGACCTGCTCAAGTCTGCCCACAAGTACGTGCTCCAGCACTTCGTGGAGGTGTCCAAGACTGAGGAGTTCATGCTGCTGCCCCTCAAACAG GTGCTGGACCTCATCTCCAGCGACAGCCTCAATGTGCCCTCGGAGGAGGAGGTGTacagggctgtgctcagctgggtCAAACACGACGTGGACAGCAGGAGACAGCACGTGCCCAGG CTGATGAAGTGCGTGCGGCTGCCGCTGCTGAGCCGGGATTTCCTGATGAGCCACGTGGACACGGAGCTGCTGGTGCGGCACCACTCCGAGTGCAAGGACCTGCTGATCGAGGCGCTCAAGTACCACCTGATGCCCGAGCAGAGAGGGGTGCTGGGCAACAGCCGCACGCGGCCGCGCCGCTGCGAGGGCGCCAGCACCGTGCTCTTCGCCGTGG GTGGAGGGAGCCTGTTTGCCATCCACGGGGACTGCGAGGCCTACGACACGCGCACGGACCGCTGGCACATGGTGGCCTCCATGTCCACGCGCCGCGCCCGCGTCGGCGTCGCCGCCATCGGGAACAAGCTCTACGCCGTGGGAGG CTACGACGGCACCTCTGACCTGGCCACCGTGGAGTCCTACGACCCTGTCACCAACTGCTGGCAGCCCGAGGTGTCCATGGGCACcaggaggagctgcctggggGTGGCAGCCCTGCACGGGCTCCTCTACGCTGCCGGGGGCTACGATGGGGCCTCGTGCCTCAACAG tgccgaGAGGTACGACCCGCTGACGGGCACGTGGACGTCCATCGCTGCCATGAGCACCCGCAGGCGCTACGTGCGCGTGGCCACGCTGG AAGGCAACCTCTATGCAGTGGGGGGCTACGACAGCTCGTCACACCTGGCCACGGTGGAGAAGTACGAGCCCCAG ATGAACACCTGGAGCCCCATTGCCAACATgctgagccgcaggagcagtgCTGGCGTGGCCGTGCTCGAGGGGATGCTCTACGTGGCCGGGGGCAATGATGGCACCAGCTGCCTTAACTCCGTGGAGCGCTACAACCCCAAATCCAACACCTGGGAGAGCGTGGCCCCCATGAACATCCGCAG gagcaccCACGACCTGGTGGCCATGGACGGCTGGCTCTACGCCGTGGGCGGCAACGACGGCAGCTCCAGCCTCAACTCCATCGAGAAGTACAACCCGCGCACCAACAAGTGGGTGGCGGCCTCGTGCATGTTCACGCGCCGCAGCAGCGTGGGGGTGGCCGTGCTCGAGCTGCTCAACTTCCCCCCGCCCTCCTCGCCCACGCTCTCCGTGTCCTCCACGAGCCTTTGA
- the KLHL17 gene encoding kelch-like protein 17 isoform X1: protein MEGAVQLLNRDGHSISHNSKRHYHDAFVCMNRMRQRGLLCDIVLHVATKEIKAHKVVLASCSPYFHAMFTNEMSESRQTHVTLHDIDPQALEQLVQYAYTAEIVVGEGNVQTLLPAASLLQLNGVRDACCKFLLSQLDPSNCLGIRGFADTHSCSDLLKSAHKYVLQHFVEVSKTEEFMLLPLKQVLDLISSDSLNVPSEEEVYRAVLSWVKHDVDSRRQHVPRLMKCVRLPLLSRDFLMSHVDTELLVRHHSECKDLLIEALKYHLMPEQRGVLGNSRTRPRRCEGASTVLFAVGGGSLFAIHGDCEAYDTRTDRWHMVASMSTRRARVGVAAIGNKLYAVGGYDGTSDLATVESYDPVTNCWQPEVSMGTRRSCLGVAALHGLLYAAGGYDGASCLNSAERYDPLTGTWTSIAAMSTRRRYVRVATLEGNLYAVGGYDSSSHLATVEKYEPQMNTWSPIANMLSRRSSAGVAVLEGMLYVAGGNDGTSCLNSVERYNPKSNTWESVAPMNIRRSTHDLVAMDGWLYAVGGNDGSSSLNSIEKYNPRTNKWVAASCMFTRRSSVGVAVLELLNFPPPSSPTLSVSSTSL from the exons ATGGAGGGGGCAGTGCAGCTGCTGAACCGCGACGGGCACAGCATCTCCCACAACTCCAAACGCCACTACCACGACGCCTTCGTGTGCATGAACCGCATGCGGCAGCGGGGGCTGCTCTGCGACATCGTCCTGCACGTGGCCACCAAGGAGATCAAGGCCCACAAGGTGGTGCTGGCGTCGTGCAGCCCCTACTTCCACGCCATGTTCACAA ATGAGATGAGTGAGAGCCGCCAGACCCATGTGACGCTGCACGACATCGACCCGCAGGCGCTGGAGCAGCTGGTGCAGTACGCCTACACGGCTGAGATCGTGGTGGGAGAGGGCAATGTGCAG ACCCttctccctgctgccagcctgcttCAGCTCAATGGTGTGAGGGATGCTTGCTGCAAGTTCCTGCTCAGCCAGCTGGATCCCTCCAACTGCCTGGGCATCCGGGGCTTTGCTGACACCCACTCCTGCAGCGACCTGCTCAAGTCTGCCCACAAGTACGTGCTCCAGCACTTCGTGGAGGTGTCCAAGACTGAGGAGTTCATGCTGCTGCCCCTCAAACAG GTGCTGGACCTCATCTCCAGCGACAGCCTCAATGTGCCCTCGGAGGAGGAGGTGTacagggctgtgctcagctgggtCAAACACGACGTGGACAGCAGGAGACAGCACGTGCCCAGG CTGATGAAGTGCGTGCGGCTGCCGCTGCTGAGCCGGGATTTCCTGATGAGCCACGTGGACACGGAGCTGCTGGTGCGGCACCACTCCGAGTGCAAGGACCTGCTGATCGAGGCGCTCAAGTACCACCTGATGCCCGAGCAGAGAGGGGTGCTGGGCAACAGCCGCACGCGGCCGCGCCGCTGCGAGGGCGCCAGCACCGTGCTCTTCGCCGTGG GTGGAGGGAGCCTGTTTGCCATCCACGGGGACTGCGAGGCCTACGACACGCGCACGGACCGCTGGCACATGGTGGCCTCCATGTCCACGCGCCGCGCCCGCGTCGGCGTCGCCGCCATCGGGAACAAGCTCTACGCCGTGGGAGG CTACGACGGCACCTCTGACCTGGCCACCGTGGAGTCCTACGACCCTGTCACCAACTGCTGGCAGCCCGAGGTGTCCATGGGCACcaggaggagctgcctggggGTGGCAGCCCTGCACGGGCTCCTCTACGCTGCCGGGGGCTACGATGGGGCCTCGTGCCTCAACAG tgccgaGAGGTACGACCCGCTGACGGGCACGTGGACGTCCATCGCTGCCATGAGCACCCGCAGGCGCTACGTGCGCGTGGCCACGCTGG AAGGCAACCTCTATGCAGTGGGGGGCTACGACAGCTCGTCACACCTGGCCACGGTGGAGAAGTACGAGCCCCAG ATGAACACCTGGAGCCCCATTGCCAACATgctgagccgcaggagcagtgCTGGCGTGGCCGTGCTCGAGGGGATGCTCTACGTGGCCGGGGGCAATGATGGCACCAGCTGCCTTAACTCCGTGGAGCGCTACAACCCCAAATCCAACACCTGGGAGAGCGTGGCCCCCATGAACATCCGCAG gagcaccCACGACCTGGTGGCCATGGACGGCTGGCTCTACGCCGTGGGCGGCAACGACGGCAGCTCCAGCCTCAACTCCATCGAGAAGTACAACCCGCGCACCAACAAGTGGGTGGCGGCCTCGTGCATGTTCACGCGCCGCAGCAGCGTGGGGGTGGCCGTGCTCGAGCTGCTCAACTTCCCCCCGCCCTCCTCGCCCACGCTCTCCGTGTCCTCCACGAGCCTTTGA